The proteins below are encoded in one region of Clupea harengus unplaced genomic scaffold, Ch_v2.0.2, whole genome shotgun sequence:
- the ap1m1 gene encoding AP-1 complex subunit mu-1 isoform X1, which translates to MSASAVYVLDLKGKVLICRNYRGDVDMSEIEHFMTLLMDKEEEGTLSPILAHGAVRFMWIKHNNLYLVATSKKNACVSLVFSFLYKIVQVFSEYFKELEEESIRDNFVIIYELLDELMDFGYPQTTDSKILQEYITQEGHKLDTGAPRPPATVTNAVSWRSEGIKYRKNEVFLDVIESVNLLVSANGNVLRSEIVGSIKMRVFLSGMPELRLGLNDKVLFENTGRGKSKSVELEDVKFHQCVRLSRFENDRTISFIPPDGEFELMSYRLNTHQVKPLIWIESVIEKHSHSRIEYMIKAKSQFKRRSTANNVEIHIPVPTDADSPKFKTTVGSVKWVPEASEIVWSIKSFPGGKEYLMRAHFGLPSVEAEDKEGKPPISVKFEIPYFTTSGIQVRYLKIIEKSGYQALPWVRYITQNGDYQLRTQ; encoded by the exons GTGCTGATCTGCCGTAACTACCGCGGCGATGTGGATATGTCCGAGATCGAGCACTTCATGACCCTGCTGATGgataaggaggaggagggcacgCTGTCACCCATCCTGGCCCACGGAGCAGTGCGCTTCATGTGGATCAAGCACAACAATCTCTACC TTGTTGCTACATCAAAGAAAAATGCGTGTGTTTCGCTGgtcttctccttcctctacAAGATTGTGCAG GTGTTCTCAGAGTACTttaaggagctggaggaggagagcatcAGAGACAACTTTGTCATCATCTACGAGCTGCTGGACGAGCTAATGGACTTTGGCTacccacagaccacagacagcAAGATCCTGCAGGA atacaTTACTCAGGAGGGGCACAAGCTGGACACGGGGGCTCCCCGCCCCCCGGCGACCGTTACCAACGCTGTCTCctggaggtcagagggcatCAAGTACAGGAAGAACGAGGTGTTCCTGGACGTCATCGAGTCGGTCAACCTACTG GTGAGCGCCAATGGCAACGTGCTCCGCAGCGAGATCGTGGGCTCCATCAAAATGCGTGTGTTCCTGTCCGGCATGCCTGAGCTGCGTCTGGGGCTGAATGACAAGGTTCTCTTTGAGAACACTGGCC GTGGTAAGAGTAAATCTGTGGAGCTGGAGGATGTGAAGTTTCACCagtgtgtccgtctgtctcgCTTTGAGAACGACCGCACCATCTCCTTCATCCCTCCTGACGGCGAGTTCGAGCTCATGTCGTACCGGCTCAACACGCAC CAGGTAAAGCCCCTGATCTGGATCGAGTCCGTGATTGAGAAACACTCTCACAGCAGAATCGAGTACATGATCAAG GCTAAGAGCCAGTTTAAGAGGCGCTCGACCGCCAACAACGTTGAGATCCACATTCCTGTGCCCACTGATGCCGACTCGCCCAAGTTCAAGACCACCGTGGGCAGTGTGAAGTGGGTGCCCGAGGCAAGCGAGATTGTCTGGTCCATCAAGTCCTTCCCT ggagggaAGGAGTACCTGATGCGGGCTCACTTTGGCCTGCCCAGCGTGGAGGCCGAGGATAAGGAGGGGAAGCCGCCCATCAGTGTGAAGTTTGAGATCCCCTACTTCACCACCTCTGGCATCCag GTGCGTTATCTGAAGATCATTGAGAAGAGTGGCTACCAGGCCTTGCCATGGGTGCGGTACATCACCCAGAATGGGG ATTACCAGCTCAGGACCCAGTAG
- the ap1m1 gene encoding AP-1 complex subunit mu-1 isoform X2, whose product MSASAVYVLDLKGKVLICRNYRGDVDMSEIEHFMTLLMDKEEEGTLSPILAHGAVRFMWIKHNNLYLVATSKKNACVSLVFSFLYKIVQVFSEYFKELEEESIRDNFVIIYELLDELMDFGYPQTTDSKILQEYITQEGHKLDTGAPRPPATVTNAVSWRSEGIKYRKNEVFLDVIESVNLLVSANGNVLRSEIVGSIKMRVFLSGMPELRLGLNDKVLFENTGRGKSKSVELEDVKFHQCVRLSRFENDRTISFIPPDGEFELMSYRLNTHVKPLIWIESVIEKHSHSRIEYMIKAKSQFKRRSTANNVEIHIPVPTDADSPKFKTTVGSVKWVPEASEIVWSIKSFPGGKEYLMRAHFGLPSVEAEDKEGKPPISVKFEIPYFTTSGIQVRYLKIIEKSGYQALPWVRYITQNGDYQLRTQ is encoded by the exons GTGCTGATCTGCCGTAACTACCGCGGCGATGTGGATATGTCCGAGATCGAGCACTTCATGACCCTGCTGATGgataaggaggaggagggcacgCTGTCACCCATCCTGGCCCACGGAGCAGTGCGCTTCATGTGGATCAAGCACAACAATCTCTACC TTGTTGCTACATCAAAGAAAAATGCGTGTGTTTCGCTGgtcttctccttcctctacAAGATTGTGCAG GTGTTCTCAGAGTACTttaaggagctggaggaggagagcatcAGAGACAACTTTGTCATCATCTACGAGCTGCTGGACGAGCTAATGGACTTTGGCTacccacagaccacagacagcAAGATCCTGCAGGA atacaTTACTCAGGAGGGGCACAAGCTGGACACGGGGGCTCCCCGCCCCCCGGCGACCGTTACCAACGCTGTCTCctggaggtcagagggcatCAAGTACAGGAAGAACGAGGTGTTCCTGGACGTCATCGAGTCGGTCAACCTACTG GTGAGCGCCAATGGCAACGTGCTCCGCAGCGAGATCGTGGGCTCCATCAAAATGCGTGTGTTCCTGTCCGGCATGCCTGAGCTGCGTCTGGGGCTGAATGACAAGGTTCTCTTTGAGAACACTGGCC GTGGTAAGAGTAAATCTGTGGAGCTGGAGGATGTGAAGTTTCACCagtgtgtccgtctgtctcgCTTTGAGAACGACCGCACCATCTCCTTCATCCCTCCTGACGGCGAGTTCGAGCTCATGTCGTACCGGCTCAACACGCAC GTAAAGCCCCTGATCTGGATCGAGTCCGTGATTGAGAAACACTCTCACAGCAGAATCGAGTACATGATCAAG GCTAAGAGCCAGTTTAAGAGGCGCTCGACCGCCAACAACGTTGAGATCCACATTCCTGTGCCCACTGATGCCGACTCGCCCAAGTTCAAGACCACCGTGGGCAGTGTGAAGTGGGTGCCCGAGGCAAGCGAGATTGTCTGGTCCATCAAGTCCTTCCCT ggagggaAGGAGTACCTGATGCGGGCTCACTTTGGCCTGCCCAGCGTGGAGGCCGAGGATAAGGAGGGGAAGCCGCCCATCAGTGTGAAGTTTGAGATCCCCTACTTCACCACCTCTGGCATCCag GTGCGTTATCTGAAGATCATTGAGAAGAGTGGCTACCAGGCCTTGCCATGGGTGCGGTACATCACCCAGAATGGGG ATTACCAGCTCAGGACCCAGTAG